The genomic interval GTTCTTCGGGTTGAAGATTGATTCACCTTACCAATCCTTCAGCGAGATCAAGAACCGAAAGACTGATGTAACCAAGTTCCTGGATAAACTCAAAGACGCGCTTTCCAGAAGAATCGATGAAGACTACATTCATGACTCATGATGAACTAATGATTTCCAAAAATTACCCAATCAAAGATTCAAAATAACATGTAGTGGCGGATCATGATCCGCCAAAAGCACAAAAATCGCAAGGCTTGCAACAGCGGGTTTCAACCCGGTGCATGATCCTGTACCCAAACCACAACAAACACAACCAATTCACCCCAAATCTTTCATGACCTGTTCATGAGTCATGAAACCCTTTCCACCAAACACTTCACATTTGTCGCCATAACCCATTAAAATCAAATGAATGGCAGCAAACATCATCACACAGGAAGATCTTGCACAGTTCAAGATCGAATTGCTCGAGGAACTCCGCGAGATCATTTCCCACCCTGCGGAAAAAGAAACCAAGAAAAACGAAGTGCGCTGGCTCAAATCGCACCAGGTGCAAAGACTGTTGAGCATTTCCCCAGGTACCTTGCAGAACCTGCGTATCAATGGCACAATTCCTTTCACAAAGGTCGGCGGTGTAATCCTCTATTCGCAGGAAGACATCAACAACGTCATGCAGCAAAACATGCGCAACCGAATCCCGAATGCATCAAAATGAATTCCAGGTCAACTACATCAGGCACCTTTCAGGAGTCCTCGATAAATTCGCACAAGACAAGCGTCTCACGCCTTGCCACGTCAGCTTGTACATCGCCCTTTTCCAGTTCTGGAACATGAATAGGTTCGCTAATCCCATATCCATCACCCGTGCAGAGATCATGGCAGTTTCCAAGATCGGTTCTGCCAACACGTATACCAAATGCCTGAAGGAACTCGACAAGTTCGGGTACATCCAATATTTACCCTCTTACAGTCCACTCCGTGGAAGCCTCGTTAACCTGTACAATTTTGATAATAGTACTGATAAGGGTAGTGATAATAGTAGTGATAAAGGTCGTGTAAGGGCAGTGCGACCTTCTATAAACAATAAGAAACAGATGAAACAAGTAAACAATTTGGAGGAAGAAAAAAATTCTTCCTCACAAAAGCCAGGGAATATGAAAGCTGAAAAATCAAAATCAAATCAGTTTGTTAAGCCGGATCTGCGAACCGTCCGCGAACATTTCAAGGAAAAGAACTTTCCGGAACTCGAAGCGCAGAAATTCTTCAACCACTTCGAATCCAACGGCTGGCTCGTCAGCGGAAAAACACCCATGAAAAACTGGCAGGCAGCAGCCAGGAACTGGATGCTCAACCACGAAAAATTCAAATCTCCGTTCGTTCCAAAAAACAAGTTGAGCACCGATCCGGATAAAAACTACTCCGAACCATTGTAAAACACTCGAAAAGTCAAATTATGCAGCTCTATACCATCCAGGACAACAAGAAAATTTACGATAGCGCAGCCTGTTTCCATTATTTGAATGAAGCTGGAAAAGCGCAGTACGGCCAAAATTTCCAGCTGCAGCGCGAAGACCATTCCATCATCATGAAATTGTTGCTTTACGCAATCAAGGATGAAGACGGATGCCGGGAAAGCAACATTGATTTGCGGAAAGGAATCCTGTTGAGTGGTCCGGTCGGCTGTGGCAAAACCTCACTCATGAACTTGGTCCGTCCGTTCTTCGATCCGGATCGCAGACACCTCATGAAGCCCGCGCGCGATATCACCTTCGAATTCATCAAAGATGGTTACCAGGTCATTCACAAATACGGCAAGTCATCCAACATTTATTGCTTCGACGATCTAGGCATTGAGCAAAACATCAAGCATTTCGGAAACGAATGCAATACCATGGCCGAGATCCTGCTAAGTCGGTATGATCACCTCATCTACTCCAAAGTACTCACGCATGGAACTACAAACTTGAATGCGAATGAACTTGAAGCTATGTATGGAAATCGTGTGCGGTCAAGGCTGCGGGAAATGTTCAATTTGATCTCATTCCCGGCTTCGGCAAAGGATAAGAGAAAATAGAATTTGTTTTAAAGAACCTAAAAACGAAGAGAGATCTAAATTCCCCCCTTCGGAAAATAGAGATTATTTCCCATTTGATTTGGAGTAAATACAAAAATGGACGTAAAAAGAAAAGTGAGCCCGCTTTGAGGTCACTTTTTGCATGGGTTAAAACGTGATTGCTCCTTGTTTTAGTCGAGTGTATCCCATGATTGTGCTATGAGAAAAAGAACACTTCGTTCATTGATCCTAATAGCAACAAGAACACCCTCACACACGCACCAATCTGATTAAGAAGGTTACTGATTTTTAAGATGCTTTTTACTTGCTTGTTGTTGAGCATTCATTTCGATTTTAGGTTTTTCAGTTGATACGTAAAATTCAGATAGAGATTGTTTTCGTGCCCTTTTGTTGTACTAGCCAAAGATAATCGGGTAATGTGCATATAACCAATATCAAATTTTAAATTTGGTAAAAGTTTGTATTCGATATTCAGTCCTAAACGGTCATGATCAAAGAAATGATGATGTGTCGTTCCAGA from Fluviicola taffensis DSM 16823 carries:
- a CDS encoding helix-turn-helix domain-containing protein, producing MAANIITQEDLAQFKIELLEELREIISHPAEKETKKNEVRWLKSHQVQRLLSISPGTLQNLRINGTIPFTKVGGVILYSQEDINNVMQQNMRNRIPNASK
- a CDS encoding ATPase, which codes for MQLYTIQDNKKIYDSAACFHYLNEAGKAQYGQNFQLQREDHSIIMKLLLYAIKDEDGCRESNIDLRKGILLSGPVGCGKTSLMNLVRPFFDPDRRHLMKPARDITFEFIKDGYQVIHKYGKSSNIYCFDDLGIEQNIKHFGNECNTMAEILLSRYDHLIYSKVLTHGTTNLNANELEAMYGNRVRSRLREMFNLISFPASAKDKRK